One genomic segment of Pseudomonas chlororaphis subsp. aurantiaca includes these proteins:
- a CDS encoding CsiV family protein, whose protein sequence is MRLFRSLTLLLTLVAPSAFADMYQVEMILVRQNAVPAIVSRAAPEDWAAGAQRLGADSQRTPALGSVVEKLTASGDYSVLMHKAWQQALDENPVKIAVSEGQEQFGQFPIEGTLTLKLGRFTDVDAQFWVNQIDSNGLVTASERLKQESHTKNGQLNYLDNGHLALLIKITSLSAPAPREAPPEIVD, encoded by the coding sequence ATGCGCCTGTTTCGCTCACTGACCTTGCTCCTGACCCTGGTCGCTCCCTCGGCGTTTGCCGACATGTATCAGGTCGAAATGATTCTGGTCCGGCAGAACGCGGTTCCCGCCATCGTCAGCCGCGCCGCCCCCGAAGACTGGGCCGCCGGCGCCCAACGCCTGGGCGCCGACAGCCAGCGCACCCCGGCGCTGGGTAGCGTGGTGGAGAAACTCACCGCCAGCGGCGACTACAGCGTGCTGATGCACAAGGCCTGGCAGCAGGCGCTGGACGAAAACCCGGTGAAAATTGCTGTCAGCGAAGGCCAGGAACAGTTCGGCCAGTTCCCGATCGAGGGCACCCTGACCCTCAAGCTCGGGCGCTTCACCGATGTGGATGCGCAGTTCTGGGTCAACCAGATCGACAGCAACGGCCTGGTGACCGCCAGCGAACGCCTGAAGCAGGAAAGCCACACCAAGAACGGCCAGCTCAACTACCTCGACAATGGTCACCTGGCCCTGCTGATCAAGATCACCTCGCTGTCGGCCCCCGCGCCGCGCGAGGCACCTCCTGAAATCGTGGACTGA
- the mfd gene encoding transcription-repair coupling factor, translated as MPVLRLPQLPAAAGKQHWGNLPGAALSLAIAEAASAAKRFTLLLTADSQSAERLEQELSFFAPGLPVLHFPDWETLPYDLFSPHQDIISQRIASLYRLPELEHGVLVVPITTALHRLAPTKFLLGSSLVLDIGQKLDVEQMRTRLEASGYRCVDTVYEHGEFAVRGALIDLFPMGSKLPYRIDLFDDEIETLRTFDPENQRSIDKVDSVRLLPAKEFPLQKEAVTRFKARFRERFDVDFRRCPIFQDLSSGITPAGIEYYLPLFFEDTSTLFDYLPQDTQVFSLPGIEQAAENFWNDVRNRYEERRVDPSRPLLPPAELFLPVEDCFARLKSWPRVVASQQDIEAGGGRERFPAQTLPNLAIEAKANQPLAALANFLDEFSGRVLFTAESAGRREVLLELLERLKLRPKTVDSWPDFVAGKDRLAITIAPLDEGLLLDDPALALVAESPLFGQRVMQRRRREKRADANNDAVIKNLTELREGAPVVHIDHGVGRYLGLATLEIDNQAAEFLTLEYAEGAKLYVPVANLHLIARYTGSDDALAPLHRLGSETWQKAKRKAAEQVRDVAAELLDIYARRAAREGYAFADPKADYATFSAGFPFEETPDQQTTIEAVREDMLAAKPMDRLVCGDVGFGKTEVAMRAAFIAVHGGKQVAILVPTTLLAQQHYNSFRDRFADWPVTVEVMSRFKSAKEVNAAVADLAEGKIDIVIGTHKLLQDDVKIKNLGLVIIDEEHRFGVRQKEQLKALRSEVDILTLTATPIPRTLNMAVSGMRDLSIIATPPARRLSVRTFVMEQNKSTVKEALLRELLRGGQVYYLHNDVKTIEKCAAELAELVPEARIGIGHGQMRERELEQVMSDFYHKRFNVLIASTIIETGIDVPSANTIIIERADKFGLAQLHQLRGRVGRSHHQAYAYLLTPPRQQITPDAEKRLEAIANTQDLGAGFVLATNDLEIRGAGELLGDGQSGQIQAVGFTLYMEMLERAVKAIRKGEQPNLDQPLGGGPEINLRLPALIPEDYLPDVHARLILYKRIASATDEDGLKDLQVEMIDRFGLLPEPTKNLVRLTLLKLQAEQLGIKKVDGGPQGGRLEFAADTPVDPLALIKLIQGQPNRYKFEGATLFKFMVPMERPEERFNTLEALLERLTPKTA; from the coding sequence GTGCCCGTTCTGCGTCTACCGCAACTCCCTGCCGCCGCCGGCAAACAGCACTGGGGCAATCTGCCCGGTGCCGCCCTCAGCCTGGCCATTGCCGAGGCTGCCAGCGCCGCCAAGCGCTTCACCCTGCTGCTGACCGCCGACAGCCAAAGTGCCGAACGGCTGGAGCAGGAGTTGAGTTTCTTCGCCCCGGGTTTGCCCGTGCTGCACTTCCCGGACTGGGAAACCCTGCCCTACGACCTGTTCTCGCCGCACCAGGACATCATCTCCCAGCGGATCGCCAGCCTGTACCGGCTGCCGGAGCTGGAGCACGGTGTGCTGGTGGTGCCGATCACCACGGCCCTGCATCGCCTGGCGCCGACCAAGTTCCTGCTGGGCAGCAGCCTGGTGCTGGACATCGGCCAGAAGCTGGATGTCGAACAGATGCGCACCCGCCTGGAAGCCAGCGGCTATCGCTGTGTCGATACGGTCTACGAGCACGGCGAGTTCGCGGTGCGCGGCGCCTTGATCGACCTGTTCCCGATGGGCAGCAAACTGCCTTATCGCATCGACCTGTTCGACGATGAAATCGAGACCCTGCGCACCTTCGATCCGGAAAACCAGCGCTCCATCGACAAGGTCGATTCGGTGCGCCTGCTGCCGGCGAAGGAATTCCCGCTGCAAAAAGAGGCCGTCACCCGCTTCAAGGCTCGTTTCCGCGAGCGCTTCGACGTCGACTTCCGCCGCTGCCCGATCTTCCAGGACCTGAGCAGCGGAATCACCCCGGCCGGCATCGAGTATTACCTGCCACTGTTCTTCGAAGACACGTCGACCCTGTTCGACTACCTGCCCCAGGACACCCAGGTGTTCTCCCTGCCGGGCATCGAACAGGCGGCCGAGAACTTCTGGAACGATGTGCGCAACCGTTACGAAGAACGCCGCGTCGATCCGTCCCGTCCTTTATTGCCGCCCGCCGAGTTGTTCCTGCCGGTGGAAGACTGCTTCGCCCGCCTGAAAAGCTGGCCGCGGGTAGTCGCCAGCCAGCAGGACATCGAGGCCGGTGGCGGCCGCGAGCGCTTCCCGGCGCAGACCCTGCCCAACCTCGCCATCGAAGCCAAGGCCAACCAGCCGCTGGCGGCCCTGGCGAACTTCCTCGACGAGTTCTCCGGACGCGTGCTGTTCACCGCCGAATCCGCCGGGCGCCGCGAGGTGTTGCTGGAGTTGCTGGAGCGCCTGAAGCTGCGGCCGAAGACCGTCGACAGCTGGCCGGACTTCGTCGCCGGCAAGGATCGCCTGGCGATCACCATCGCGCCGCTGGACGAAGGCTTGCTGCTGGACGATCCGGCCCTGGCGCTGGTGGCCGAAAGCCCGCTGTTCGGCCAGCGCGTGATGCAGCGCCGGCGCCGGGAAAAACGCGCCGACGCCAACAACGATGCGGTGATCAAGAACCTCACCGAGCTGCGCGAAGGCGCGCCGGTGGTGCATATCGATCACGGCGTGGGCCGCTACCTGGGCCTGGCCACCCTGGAAATCGACAACCAGGCCGCCGAATTCCTCACCCTCGAATACGCCGAGGGCGCCAAGCTTTATGTGCCGGTGGCCAACCTGCACCTGATCGCCCGCTACACCGGTAGCGACGACGCCCTGGCGCCGTTGCACCGCCTGGGTTCGGAAACCTGGCAGAAGGCCAAACGCAAGGCCGCCGAACAGGTGCGCGATGTCGCCGCCGAGCTGCTGGACATCTACGCTCGCCGCGCGGCCCGCGAAGGTTATGCCTTCGCCGACCCGAAAGCCGACTACGCCACCTTCAGCGCCGGCTTCCCGTTCGAAGAAACCCCCGACCAGCAAACCACCATCGAAGCGGTGCGCGAGGACATGCTCGCGGCCAAGCCGATGGATCGACTGGTCTGCGGCGACGTCGGCTTCGGCAAGACCGAAGTGGCAATGCGCGCGGCCTTCATCGCCGTGCACGGCGGCAAGCAAGTGGCGATCCTGGTGCCCACCACCCTGCTCGCCCAGCAGCATTACAACAGCTTCCGCGACCGCTTCGCCGACTGGCCGGTGACCGTGGAAGTGATGAGCCGCTTCAAGTCCGCCAAGGAAGTGAATGCCGCGGTGGCCGACCTGGCCGAAGGCAAGATCGACATCGTCATCGGTACCCACAAGCTGTTGCAAGACGATGTGAAGATCAAGAACCTCGGACTGGTGATCATCGACGAAGAACACCGCTTCGGCGTGCGCCAGAAAGAACAGCTCAAGGCCCTGCGCAGCGAGGTCGACATCCTGACCCTGACCGCCACGCCGATTCCGCGCACGCTGAACATGGCAGTGTCGGGCATGCGCGACCTGTCGATCATCGCCACGCCGCCGGCCAGACGCCTGTCGGTGCGCACCTTCGTCATGGAGCAGAACAAGAGCACGGTCAAAGAGGCCCTGCTGCGCGAGCTGCTGCGCGGCGGCCAGGTCTACTACCTGCACAACGATGTGAAGACCATCGAGAAATGCGCCGCCGAGCTCGCCGAACTGGTGCCGGAAGCGCGCATCGGCATCGGCCACGGGCAGATGCGCGAACGCGAACTCGAACAGGTGATGAGCGACTTCTACCACAAGCGCTTCAACGTGCTAATCGCCTCGACCATCATCGAGACCGGCATCGACGTGCCGAGCGCCAACACCATCATCATCGAACGCGCCGACAAGTTCGGCCTGGCCCAGCTGCACCAGTTGCGCGGCCGGGTCGGCCGCAGCCACCACCAGGCCTACGCCTACCTGCTGACGCCACCGCGCCAGCAGATCACCCCGGACGCGGAAAAGCGCCTGGAAGCGATCGCCAATACCCAGGACCTTGGTGCCGGCTTCGTGCTCGCCACCAACGACCTGGAAATCCGTGGCGCCGGCGAACTGCTGGGCGATGGCCAAAGCGGCCAGATCCAGGCGGTGGGCTTCACCCTTTATATGGAAATGCTTGAGCGCGCGGTGAAAGCCATCCGCAAGGGCGAGCAGCCGAACCTCGACCAGCCGCTGGGTGGCGGTCCGGAAATCAACCTGCGCCTACCGGCGCTGATTCCCGAAGACTACCTGCCGGATGTGCACGCGCGGCTGATCCTCTACAAGCGCATCGCCTCGGCCACCGACGAGGACGGCCTGAAAGACCTGCAAGTGGAGATGATCGACCGCTTCGGCCTGCTCCCGGAACCGACCAAGAACCTGGTGCGCCTGACCCTGCTGAAACTGCAGGCCGAGCAACTGGGCATCAAGAAGGTCGACGGCGGCCCGCAGGGTGGTCGTCTCGAGTTCGCCGCCGATACCCCGGTGGACCCGCTGGCATTGATCAAACTCATCCAGGGCCAACCCAATCGCTACAAATTTGAAGGCGCCACGCTGTTCAAATTCATGGTGCCGATGGAACGCCCGGAAGAACGCTTCAACACATTGGAGGCGCTGCTCGAGCGCCTCACCCCGAAAACTGCTTGA
- a CDS encoding glyceraldehyde-3-phosphate dehydrogenase, giving the protein MWKVPVTQKPDQCLGEWIDREALAEAMIPLIGQLYRNNNVVSSIYGRSLINQSVIAILKAHRFARHRSCDDSELSVHETFPLLKAMSELKLGAASVDLGKLAFKFRNEGNGRTAEQFVREELADVVGQQNASPRKGTDVVLYGFGRIGRLLARILIEKTGGGDGLRLRAIVVRKGAENDLTKRASLLRRDSVHGSFNGTITIDETNNTITANGNLIQVIYAKNPTEVDYTQYGIKDALLVDNTGVWRDADGLGQHLACPGIDRVVLTAPGKGKLKNIVHGINHADITADDKIVSAASCTTNAIVPVLKAVNDKFGIVNGHVETVHSYTNDQNLIDNFHKGNRRGRSAALNMVITETGAATAAAKALPELAGKLTGNAIRVPTPNVSMAILNLNLEKAATREEMNEYLRYMALHSDLHKQIDFVNSQEVVSTDFVGSRHAGVVDAEATITQDNRVVLYVWYDNEFGYSCQVVRVMEDMAGVNPPAFPR; this is encoded by the coding sequence ATGTGGAAGGTTCCCGTGACTCAGAAGCCCGACCAGTGTCTTGGTGAATGGATCGACCGTGAAGCGCTCGCAGAAGCGATGATTCCGCTTATCGGTCAGCTCTACCGCAATAACAATGTGGTGAGTTCGATCTATGGCCGCAGCCTGATCAACCAGTCTGTCATCGCGATTCTCAAAGCTCACCGCTTTGCTCGCCATCGCTCTTGCGACGATAGCGAACTCTCCGTCCACGAAACATTCCCACTGCTCAAGGCCATGAGCGAGCTCAAGCTCGGCGCGGCTTCGGTGGACCTGGGCAAGTTGGCGTTCAAATTCCGCAACGAAGGCAATGGCCGCACCGCCGAGCAATTCGTTCGCGAAGAGCTGGCTGATGTGGTTGGCCAGCAAAACGCTTCGCCCCGTAAAGGCACCGACGTGGTCCTGTACGGCTTCGGTCGTATCGGCCGTCTGCTGGCGCGCATCCTGATCGAGAAAACCGGTGGCGGCGACGGACTGCGCCTGCGTGCCATCGTGGTGCGCAAAGGCGCCGAGAACGACCTGACCAAACGCGCCAGCCTGCTGCGTCGCGACTCGGTACACGGTTCGTTCAACGGCACCATCACCATCGACGAAACCAACAACACAATCACCGCCAACGGCAACCTGATCCAGGTTATCTACGCGAAGAACCCGACCGAGGTGGACTACACCCAGTACGGCATCAAAGACGCACTGCTGGTGGACAACACTGGCGTATGGCGCGACGCCGATGGCCTGGGGCAGCACCTGGCCTGCCCGGGTATCGACCGCGTCGTCCTGACCGCGCCTGGCAAAGGCAAGCTGAAGAACATCGTTCACGGTATCAACCACGCTGACATCACCGCTGACGACAAGATCGTTTCCGCTGCTTCCTGCACCACCAACGCCATCGTGCCGGTGCTCAAGGCCGTGAACGACAAGTTCGGCATCGTCAACGGTCACGTCGAAACCGTTCACTCGTACACCAACGACCAGAACCTGATCGACAACTTCCACAAGGGCAATCGTCGTGGCCGTAGCGCCGCGCTGAACATGGTGATCACCGAGACCGGTGCTGCCACCGCTGCTGCCAAGGCCCTGCCTGAGCTGGCCGGCAAGCTGACCGGTAACGCGATCCGCGTTCCGACGCCAAACGTGTCAATGGCCATTCTCAACCTGAACCTTGAGAAAGCTGCTACCCGTGAAGAGATGAACGAGTACCTGCGCTACATGGCGCTGCACTCCGATCTGCACAAGCAGATCGACTTCGTCAATTCCCAGGAAGTGGTTTCCACCGACTTCGTCGGCTCGCGCCACGCTGGTGTGGTGGACGCTGAAGCGACCATCACCCAGGATAACCGCGTTGTTCTGTACGTCTGGTACGACAACGAATTCGGTTACAGCTGCCAGGTGGTTCGCGTGATGGAAGACATGGCTGGTGTGAACCCGCCTGCATTCCCGCGCTAA
- a CDS encoding MFS transporter produces MSTTTGKGKAIFRVVSGNFLEMFDFMVYGFYATAIAKTFFPADSAFASLMLSLATFGAGFLMRPLGAIFLGAYIDRHGRRRGLIITLLLMAAGTVLIACVPGYATLGVAAPLLVLLGRLLQGFSAGVELGGVSVYLAEISTPGRKGFFVSWQSASQQAAVVFAGLLGVGLNHWLSPEQMGDWGWRVPFLVGCMIVPAIFMIRRSLEETPEFQARKHRPTLQEIIRSIGQNFGIVLAGMALVVMTTVSFYLITAYTPTFGKAELQLSDLDALLVTVCIGLSNFFWLPVMGAVSDKVGRKPLLLAATALAILTAYPALSWLVANPSFSHLLIVELWLSFLYGSYNGAMVVALTEIMPVEVRTTGFSLAYSLATATFGGFTPAACTYLIHVLDNKAAPGIWLSGAAVLGLIATLVLFRGNRHELRSAQAAIADGA; encoded by the coding sequence ATGTCCACGACCACGGGCAAAGGCAAGGCGATCTTTCGCGTTGTCAGCGGCAACTTTCTGGAGATGTTCGACTTCATGGTCTACGGCTTCTATGCCACGGCCATCGCCAAGACCTTCTTCCCTGCCGACAGTGCTTTCGCGTCATTGATGCTGTCGCTGGCGACCTTCGGCGCCGGCTTCCTGATGCGCCCACTGGGTGCGATCTTTCTCGGCGCCTATATCGACCGCCATGGCCGCCGCCGGGGCCTGATCATCACCCTGCTGCTCATGGCCGCGGGTACCGTGCTGATTGCCTGCGTCCCGGGCTATGCCACCCTCGGCGTCGCCGCGCCATTGCTGGTGCTGCTCGGCCGCTTGCTGCAAGGCTTCTCTGCCGGGGTGGAGCTGGGAGGCGTCTCGGTTTACCTGGCGGAAATCTCCACCCCGGGCCGCAAGGGCTTCTTCGTCAGCTGGCAATCGGCGAGCCAACAGGCCGCCGTGGTATTCGCCGGACTGCTGGGCGTGGGCCTGAATCATTGGCTGAGCCCGGAGCAAATGGGCGACTGGGGCTGGCGCGTGCCGTTCCTGGTGGGCTGCATGATAGTGCCGGCGATCTTCATGATCCGTCGCTCGCTGGAAGAAACCCCGGAGTTCCAGGCACGCAAGCATCGCCCTACCCTGCAGGAAATCATCCGCTCCATCGGCCAGAACTTCGGCATCGTCCTGGCCGGCATGGCGCTGGTGGTGATGACCACCGTGTCCTTCTACCTGATCACCGCCTACACCCCGACCTTCGGCAAGGCCGAGCTGCAGCTGTCGGACCTCGACGCACTGCTGGTCACCGTGTGCATCGGCCTGTCGAACTTCTTCTGGCTGCCGGTGATGGGCGCCGTCTCGGACAAGGTCGGGCGCAAGCCGCTGCTGCTGGCGGCAACTGCCCTGGCAATCCTGACGGCTTACCCGGCACTGTCCTGGCTGGTGGCCAACCCGAGCTTCAGCCACCTGCTGATCGTCGAGCTGTGGCTGTCCTTCCTCTATGGCTCCTACAACGGCGCCATGGTGGTGGCCCTCACCGAGATCATGCCGGTGGAAGTACGCACCACCGGTTTCTCCCTGGCCTACAGCCTGGCGACCGCCACCTTTGGCGGCTTCACGCCGGCAGCCTGCACCTACCTGATCCATGTGCTGGACAACAAGGCGGCGCCGGGTATCTGGCTCAGCGGCGCGGCGGTGCTGGGCCTGATCGCGACCCTGGTGCTGTTCCGCGGCAATCGCCACGAACTGCGCAGCGCACAGGCGGCGATAGCCGATGGCGCCTGA
- a CDS encoding FAD:protein FMN transferase: MVLAGCDRGDSLESFGGPTMGSTYSIKYVRWAGLAAPSAVQAEVEQILAQIDRQMSTYRSDSDIERFNDLPANSCQAMPAAVLRLIEVGQRLSRDSLGSFDLTVEPLLNLWGFGPQGRGEAVPSDEALAQARQRVGYTHLRIEGDQLCKDAAVEVDFNSIAAGYAVDRIAARFAEMGIDSYLAEATGELKAVGRKPDGSAWRIALEEPRDDRQVAERVIAVDGYGVSTSGDYRNYFQRDGQRYSHTFDARTGRPVEHGLASVTVIHPAAVMADGLSTLLLILGPKRGWDYAEKHDIAAFFVIRADTGFVTRSNRAFDRLFAGQKQ, encoded by the coding sequence ATGGTCCTGGCCGGATGTGATCGGGGCGACTCGCTGGAAAGCTTCGGCGGCCCGACCATGGGCAGCACCTACTCGATCAAGTACGTGAGGTGGGCAGGCCTGGCTGCACCGAGTGCGGTGCAGGCCGAGGTCGAGCAGATACTCGCGCAGATCGATCGACAGATGTCGACCTATCGCAGCGACTCGGACATCGAACGCTTCAACGATCTGCCGGCCAATAGCTGCCAGGCGATGCCGGCGGCGGTCCTGCGCTTGATCGAGGTGGGCCAGCGGTTGTCGCGGGACAGCCTGGGCTCCTTCGATCTGACGGTCGAGCCGTTGCTCAATCTCTGGGGCTTCGGCCCGCAGGGGCGCGGGGAGGCGGTGCCGAGTGATGAGGCACTGGCGCAGGCGCGGCAGCGGGTCGGCTATACCCATCTGCGTATCGAGGGCGACCAGTTGTGCAAGGACGCAGCGGTCGAGGTGGATTTCAACAGCATCGCCGCCGGTTACGCAGTGGACCGGATTGCCGCCAGGTTCGCGGAAATGGGCATCGACAGTTACCTGGCCGAAGCCACGGGCGAACTCAAGGCGGTCGGCAGGAAACCCGATGGTTCGGCGTGGCGCATAGCCCTGGAGGAGCCGCGGGACGACCGACAGGTGGCCGAGCGGGTCATAGCCGTCGACGGTTATGGGGTTTCGACTTCCGGCGACTACCGCAATTATTTCCAGCGCGATGGGCAGCGTTATTCCCACACCTTCGACGCCCGCACCGGCAGACCTGTCGAGCATGGGCTGGCCTCGGTCACGGTGATTCATCCAGCGGCCGTGATGGCCGATGGGTTATCGACCCTGTTGCTGATCCTTGGCCCCAAGCGCGGCTGGGACTACGCAGAAAAACACGATATCGCCGCATTTTTTGTGATTCGCGCCGATACAGGCTTCGTCACACGCAGCAACCGCGCGTTTGATCGCCTGTTTGCCGGACAAAAGCAGTAA
- the sthA gene encoding Si-specific NAD(P)(+) transhydrogenase, whose product MAVYNYDVVVLGSGPAGEGAAMNAAKAGRKVAMVDSRRQVGGNCTHLGTIPSKALRHSVRQIMQFNTNPMFRAIGEPRWFSFPDVLKSAEKVISKQVASRTGYYARNRVDVFFGTGSFADEQTIEVVCANGVVEKLVAKHIIIATGSRPYRPADIDFHHPRIYDSDTILSLGHTPRKLIVYGAGVIGCEYASIFSGLGVLVELVDNRGQLLSFLDSEISQALSYHFSNNNITVRHNEEYDRVEGLDNGVILHLKSGKKIKADALLWCNGRTGNTDRLGMENIGVKVNSRGQIEVDENYRTCVPNIYGAGDVIGWPSLASAAHDQGRSAAGSIVDNGSWRFVNDVPTGIYTIPEISSIGKNEQELTQAKVPYEVGKAFFKSMARAQIAGEPQGMLKILFHRETLEVLGVHCFGYQASEIVHIGQAIMNQPGELNTLKYFVNTTFNYPTMAEAYRVAAYDGLNRLF is encoded by the coding sequence ATGGCTGTCTACAACTACGACGTAGTGGTGCTGGGTTCAGGCCCCGCTGGAGAAGGTGCGGCAATGAACGCCGCGAAAGCAGGACGCAAGGTAGCGATGGTCGATAGCCGTCGCCAGGTCGGCGGTAACTGCACCCACCTGGGCACCATCCCGTCCAAGGCCTTGCGTCACTCGGTCCGGCAGATCATGCAGTTCAACACCAACCCGATGTTCCGGGCCATTGGCGAGCCGCGCTGGTTCTCGTTCCCCGACGTACTGAAAAGCGCCGAGAAGGTCATCTCCAAGCAGGTCGCCTCGCGCACCGGCTACTACGCGCGTAACCGGGTCGACGTGTTCTTCGGTACCGGCAGCTTCGCCGACGAGCAGACCATCGAAGTGGTCTGCGCCAACGGTGTGGTCGAGAAGCTGGTGGCCAAGCACATCATCATCGCCACCGGCTCGCGTCCGTATCGCCCGGCCGATATCGATTTCCACCACCCGCGTATCTACGATAGCGACACCATCCTCAGCCTCGGCCACACCCCGCGCAAACTCATCGTTTACGGCGCTGGCGTGATCGGTTGTGAATACGCCTCGATCTTCAGTGGCCTGGGGGTGCTGGTCGAGCTGGTGGACAACCGCGGCCAGTTGCTGAGCTTCCTGGACTCCGAGATCTCCCAAGCGCTGAGCTACCACTTCAGCAACAACAACATCACCGTGCGCCACAACGAGGAATACGACCGCGTCGAAGGCCTCGACAATGGCGTGATCCTGCACCTCAAGTCGGGCAAGAAGATCAAGGCCGACGCCTTGCTCTGGTGCAATGGCCGGACCGGCAATACCGACCGGCTGGGCATGGAAAACATCGGGGTCAAGGTCAACAGCCGTGGCCAGATCGAAGTGGACGAGAACTACCGCACCTGCGTGCCGAACATCTACGGCGCCGGTGACGTGATCGGCTGGCCGAGTCTGGCCAGTGCCGCCCATGACCAGGGTCGTTCGGCCGCCGGCAGCATCGTCGACAACGGCAGCTGGCGCTTCGTCAACGATGTACCGACCGGGATCTACACCATTCCGGAGATCAGCTCGATCGGTAAGAACGAACAGGAACTGACCCAGGCCAAGGTGCCGTACGAAGTGGGCAAGGCCTTCTTCAAGAGCATGGCCCGTGCGCAGATCGCCGGTGAGCCGCAAGGCATGCTGAAGATCCTGTTCCACCGCGAAACCCTGGAAGTCCTGGGCGTGCACTGCTTCGGCTACCAGGCTTCGGAGATCGTGCACATCGGCCAGGCGATCATGAACCAGCCGGGCGAACTCAATACCCTGAAGTACTTCGTCAACACCACGTTCAACTACCCGACCATGGCCGAAGCCTATCGGGTCGCAGCTTACGACGGCCTCAACCGGCTTTTTTGA
- a CDS encoding glycerophosphodiester phosphodiesterase, producing the protein MTLIYGHRGAKGEAPENTLTSFQQCLKHGVRRCELDLHLSMDGELMVIHDPTLKRTTDRRGKVVEHSAEELVTYDARKGGPGWVTPCPIPRLEELFEKCDFEHWQLEVKSASRTRAATTVLAIREMAQRFGLLDKVTVTSSSREVLKAAVELTPDLSRGLVAEYAWLDPLKVAQSYGCEILALNWTLCTPERLQRAQRQGLHVSVWTVNEPALMRRLADFGVDSLITDFPGLASATLESY; encoded by the coding sequence GTGACCCTGATTTATGGCCACCGCGGCGCTAAAGGCGAAGCACCGGAAAACACCCTGACCAGCTTCCAGCAGTGCCTCAAGCATGGCGTGCGCCGTTGCGAGCTGGACCTGCACCTGTCCATGGACGGTGAGCTGATGGTGATCCACGACCCAACCCTCAAGCGCACCACCGACCGCCGCGGCAAGGTGGTCGAACACAGCGCCGAAGAGCTGGTGACCTATGACGCCCGCAAGGGTGGCCCGGGCTGGGTCACGCCCTGCCCAATCCCGCGCCTGGAAGAGCTGTTCGAAAAGTGCGACTTCGAGCACTGGCAGTTGGAGGTCAAGAGTGCCTCGCGCACCCGTGCCGCCACCACGGTGTTGGCGATTCGCGAAATGGCGCAGCGTTTCGGCCTGCTGGACAAGGTCACCGTCACCTCCAGTTCACGGGAAGTGCTCAAGGCGGCTGTCGAATTGACCCCGGACCTGTCGCGCGGACTGGTCGCCGAATACGCCTGGCTCGACCCGTTGAAGGTCGCGCAAAGCTACGGCTGCGAGATTCTGGCGTTGAACTGGACACTCTGCACCCCGGAGCGGCTGCAACGGGCGCAGCGTCAGGGTTTGCATGTGTCGGTGTGGACAGTCAACGAGCCCGCGCTGATGCGCAGGCTCGCCGACTTCGGCGTAGACAGCCTGATTACAGACTTTCCCGGTTTGGCCAGCGCCACGCTCGAGAGTTACTGA
- a CDS encoding PilZ domain-containing protein yields the protein MSTLDEEDRREYYRIEDTIALEISPLSAHEAASKEVLQDASPLFNLLSELHLSEFESQHLLRQVSERDRTLANYLKTMNKRIDLLSQVVAQTVLGKFGEPQRVILSEGGIEFEHHLSYPAGTHLAVKLLLMPQALGLLLRAKVTHCETRSFGTFEIGTEFESLTDAQRQLLARYILQRQAQERRQAREQNDPAAD from the coding sequence ATGTCGACATTAGATGAAGAAGATCGCCGCGAATACTACCGTATCGAGGACACGATCGCACTGGAAATTAGCCCCTTGTCCGCCCACGAAGCGGCGAGCAAGGAAGTGTTGCAGGATGCGTCGCCGCTGTTCAACCTGCTCAGCGAGCTGCACCTGAGCGAATTCGAATCGCAGCACCTGCTGCGCCAGGTCAGCGAGCGCGACCGGACCCTGGCCAACTACCTCAAGACCATGAACAAGCGCATCGACCTGCTCAGCCAGGTGGTGGCGCAGACCGTGCTCGGCAAGTTCGGCGAACCGCAGCGGGTGATTCTCTCCGAGGGCGGCATCGAGTTCGAACATCACCTGTCCTACCCGGCCGGCACCCACCTGGCAGTCAAGCTGCTGCTGATGCCCCAGGCATTGGGCCTGTTGTTGCGGGCCAAGGTTACCCACTGTGAAACCCGCAGTTTCGGCACATTCGAAATCGGTACCGAGTTCGAATCATTGACCGACGCCCAACGCCAGCTGCTGGCGCGCTATATCCTGCAGCGGCAGGCCCAGGAACGTCGCCAGGCCCGAGAGCAGAACGACCCGGCAGCCGACTGA